The Gigantopelta aegis isolate Gae_Host unplaced genomic scaffold, Gae_host_genome ctg6476_pilon_pilon, whole genome shotgun sequence sequence GCTGTGTTCAGTGACGTGTCACCACTCAGTAGCGTGTCACCAGTATGATTCTATGACGCAATGTCAGTAACCTGTCACCACGCAATGTTCAGTAACGTGTTGTGATGCACAGTTCAGTAACATGTCATGACGCAGTGTTTAGTAACGTGTCATGACGCAATACTCAGTAGCATGGCACCACGCGGTGCTTGAAGAAAATACGATGGACATAATGAAACAACAGCGACAAGACTTTGTAAGATtcagtttattgaaataatccATGATATAATGTGGCAGTGCGTAATGTAAATAATCTAATCTTGTGAGAATTGTGTAGATGCATGTTGTTGTTGATTCTAGTGTTTTGTACCACATGGCGGTGGCACGTCATTCGGCCAGTCACACGTTTGaagtatttcattaaaaactgTACCTGAAAAAAACCACCCGGAAATATAGTTagcattattttgtttaatcaaTAATTGTATACACCAAGGGGTGGCTGGACTTGATGGATGGTGATGTTACAGGAAAGGGATATTTGGTTAACATCTCGATCACAAGTGCCGAAAAACATATGCTTTACGTCGTATTTGAGTCAGAGGTTCACAGTATTAACGACTGTTTGTGCTGGTATTAATGGAAACTCGTACTCACCCCTTCCTTGGAAACGCGTAGAACGTTGGAAACGTGTGACATACACGTctaatcaacaacaacaataacacttAACAGATAGAAGCATCATCCCTATATACGACAGGAGAAATCGGTTTAAACCTTGCATGGTGTACAGACTTACATATGGATGGGTGGGTATGTGAAATGATGGATATATGAATgtacggatggatggatggatggatgagtgggtagATTGATGGAAGGGTGGGTGGATGGAAAAACGGACAgacggatgggtggatggatggacggacggacgaatggatggattgatggatgaatgctCATTCGTGGTCTGTTATTTTTTCATACCTGGTGTACAGAAATTGTGTCCAAAGAACGTTCCGCCGTGACAGGTGAAATACGACCTACAATGTTCGGTTTGGTCGGCGTATGCGCCGTCATGTAGCAACGTGCAGTTCCTGGAGACACCGCATGGTGGAGGAACATTGTGTGGACTGCAGAACAcaatattatcataattattagtAAATCGCCAAACCTATTGCTGACAAATAGCGATAGTTCGTGTTTTCTATCATGTTTAAATCCTCACTGAGTGACATAAACGTGCGAGACAGGGGGATGGTATGGAGCAGGAGGGGCAATCATAAAATGACGCCCAAAATGTATCAAATCAAAATTGAAACGAGAATTCGCgtctctgtttttctttttttcttattgtttttGGGTGAGGGTGGGGAAACGGGGTTGTTACTCAGTACAGATATCATATTTATGGATGTCATTGtagtttttgtaatattattggCAAACGTAAAACTAAATTCTGGTTGAAAACTAACCTACCCTCACCACCCCCTCCGCAGACTTTACTTACTGGTCACAGTTGCCGGTGTTGCTGTTGTACACCTGAGTGGCATTACAGCTTACGACGTAGGCGACGTGGTTTCGACAGTGTATGAATTCCCTACATCCTGCGTCATA is a genomic window containing:
- the LOC121366645 gene encoding chitin-binding domain protein cbd-1-like, encoding MHLLAFTVTLVLLPAVFCVDCSSHPDGIYDAGCREFIHCRNHVAYVVSCNATQVYNSNTGNCDHPHNVPPPCGVSRNCTLLHDGAYADQTEHCRSYFTCHGGTFFGHNFCTPGTVFNEILQTCDWPNDVPPPCGTKH